Proteins encoded within one genomic window of Chloroflexota bacterium:
- the pgi gene encoding glucose-6-phosphate isomerase, giving the protein MDRIETTAEWAALKGHAAIMRDVHLRELFAADPGRGERLTAEAAGLFVDYSKHRLTDETLRLLLALPERAGLRARVEAMFRGERINTTEDRPVLHVALRAPAGTSIVVDGHDVVPDVQAVLTRMATFAERVRSGAWTGHTDRRIRAVVNIGIGGSDLGPAMAHDALLAYGDRGLTVRFVSNVDGTDFFEATRDLEPAETLFVVCSKTFTTLETLTNARAARDWVLAGLGGDDAAVARHFVAVSTNAAKVAEFGVDPTNMFEFWDWVGGRYSYDSAIGLSLMIAIGPQRFREMLAGFHAMDEHFRTAPFERNLPVLLGLIGLWYNDFFGAETQAILPYSQYLGRFPAYLQQLDMESDGKSVDVEGRAVGVQTGPIVWGTPGTNGQHAYYQLIHQGTRLIPADFIGFVHAAEEVGGATGGQQDLLMANFFAQTEALAFGRTREQVEAEGVPEAQVPHRTFAGNHPTTTILADRLDPRTLGALVALYEHKVFTQGTIWGIDSFDQWGVELGKSLALRISPELTSAAAPALAHDTSTNALVRRYRHARGRA; this is encoded by the coding sequence ATGGATCGGATTGAGACGACAGCAGAGTGGGCGGCCCTGAAGGGACACGCCGCGATCATGCGCGACGTCCATCTGCGCGAACTGTTCGCCGCCGATCCCGGGCGCGGCGAACGCCTCACGGCAGAGGCGGCGGGCCTGTTCGTCGACTACTCGAAGCACCGCCTCACGGACGAGACGCTCCGCCTTCTCCTTGCTCTCCCGGAACGCGCCGGTCTCCGTGCCCGGGTGGAGGCGATGTTCCGTGGCGAGCGGATCAACACGACCGAGGACCGGCCGGTCCTCCATGTCGCCCTCCGGGCGCCGGCCGGGACGTCAATCGTCGTCGACGGCCACGATGTGGTGCCCGACGTCCAGGCGGTCCTGACGAGGATGGCGACCTTCGCCGAGCGGGTCCGCTCCGGCGCCTGGACCGGGCACACCGACCGGCGGATCCGGGCCGTCGTCAACATCGGCATCGGTGGCTCGGATCTCGGCCCGGCGATGGCCCACGATGCGCTCCTGGCGTACGGCGATCGGGGGCTCACGGTCCGCTTCGTCTCGAACGTCGACGGGACGGACTTCTTCGAGGCGACCCGCGATCTCGAGCCGGCCGAGACGCTCTTCGTCGTCTGCAGCAAGACGTTCACCACGCTCGAGACCCTCACGAACGCCCGCGCCGCCCGGGACTGGGTGCTCGCCGGCCTCGGCGGCGATGACGCGGCCGTGGCCCGCCATTTCGTCGCCGTATCGACGAACGCCGCGAAGGTCGCCGAGTTCGGCGTCGACCCGACGAACATGTTTGAGTTCTGGGACTGGGTCGGCGGTCGGTACAGCTACGACTCGGCGATCGGCCTGTCGCTCATGATCGCCATCGGCCCGCAGCGCTTCCGCGAGATGCTCGCCGGCTTCCACGCCATGGACGAGCATTTCCGGACGGCGCCGTTCGAGCGGAATCTGCCGGTCCTCCTCGGCCTCATCGGCCTCTGGTACAACGACTTCTTCGGTGCGGAGACGCAGGCGATCCTCCCCTACAGCCAGTACCTCGGACGGTTCCCGGCCTACCTCCAGCAGCTCGACATGGAGAGCGACGGCAAGTCCGTCGACGTCGAGGGCCGGGCGGTCGGCGTCCAGACCGGACCGATCGTGTGGGGCACGCCGGGAACGAACGGTCAGCATGCGTACTACCAGCTCATCCATCAGGGGACCCGGCTCATTCCGGCGGACTTCATCGGCTTCGTCCACGCGGCCGAGGAGGTCGGCGGCGCGACGGGGGGTCAGCAGGACCTGCTCATGGCCAACTTCTTCGCCCAGACGGAGGCGCTCGCATTCGGCCGGACGCGCGAGCAGGTCGAGGCGGAGGGCGTCCCCGAGGCGCAGGTGCCGCATCGCACGTTCGCCGGGAACCACCCGACGACGACGATCCTCGCCGACCGGCTCGACCCGCGAACGCTCGGAGCGCTCGTCGCCCTCTACGAGCACAAGGTCTTCACCCAGGGGACGATCTGGGGCATCGATTCGTTCGACCAGTGGGGCGTCGAGCTCGGCAAGTCGCTTGCCCTGCGGATCTCGCCCGAACTGACGTCAGCCGCCGCGCCGGCTCTCGCTCACGACACGTCGACGAACGCCCTCGTGCGACGCTACCGCCATGCCCGCGGCCGGGCGTAG
- a CDS encoding histidine phosphatase family protein gives MTEDGRRLDIPDGLDATIVLLRHGESVHITEGRFQGRQDSPLSTRGEEQARLAAERLATIPRPSSLPVPAQPPIEVVHSPLVRAARTAELVGEAIGRATGATRPRRADGRLIELGQGRWEGRLRSEIEANDGDLLDAWRRSPLEANAPGGERVADSVDRVRALLVDVVDGLSAVAPADPRPGLPSPVPGYATAPGVDGPWTLLVGHDGIFKVILLELLDLPLDRFWTFPFALCGFTVIELRAGRGVLRAHNLTDHLAAAAPERQANEPISEPNGRL, from the coding sequence GTGACGGAGGACGGCCGCCGGCTCGACATCCCGGACGGTCTCGACGCGACCATCGTCCTGCTCCGCCACGGCGAGTCCGTCCACATCACGGAGGGTCGCTTCCAGGGTCGGCAGGATTCGCCACTCTCGACCCGCGGCGAGGAGCAGGCGCGTCTCGCCGCAGAGCGGCTCGCGACCATCCCCCGGCCGTCCTCGCTCCCGGTGCCGGCCCAGCCGCCGATCGAGGTGGTCCACTCGCCGCTCGTCCGCGCCGCCCGCACCGCGGAGCTCGTCGGCGAGGCGATCGGTCGGGCGACCGGCGCGACCAGGCCGCGACGCGCCGACGGCCGTCTCATCGAGCTCGGCCAGGGGAGATGGGAAGGGCGGCTGCGGAGCGAGATCGAGGCGAACGACGGTGACCTCCTCGACGCCTGGCGTCGCTCGCCGCTCGAGGCGAACGCCCCGGGCGGCGAGCGCGTGGCAGACTCCGTCGACCGGGTTCGGGCCCTGCTCGTCGACGTGGTCGATGGCCTGTCAGCGGTGGCGCCGGCCGATCCGCGGCCAGGTTTGCCGTCGCCCGTCCCCGGCTACGCCACTGCTCCCGGCGTCGATGGGCCGTGGACACTCCTCGTCGGCCACGACGGGATCTTCAAGGTGATCCTGCTCGAGCTCCTCGACCTGCCGCTCGACCGCTTCTGGACGTTCCCGTTCGCCCTCTGCGGCTTCACCGTGATCGAGCTCCGCGCCGGGCGTGGCGTCCTGCGAGCCCACAACCTCACCGACCACCTCGCCGCGGCTGCGCCGGAGCGCCAGGCCAACGAGCCGATCAGCGAGCCGAACGGCCGCCTCTGA
- a CDS encoding phosphoglycerate dehydrogenase translates to MKVLVAESLAAEGLALLRAHHDVDERLGLSRDELSAIVGDYDALVVRSQVQVDAALIGAGDRLVVIGRAGVGVDNVDLDAATRAGIVVVNAPTGNTIAAAEHTLALLYGLARRIADGDAAVRRGEWKAARGRLTGVELRGRTLGIVGLGKIGHAIADRARAMEMTVIGQDPYVSPEQAALRGIELVALEELLRRADAVTVHVPLTRTTRNLIGARELALMKPTALLLNVARGGVVDEAAVAVALSAGRLAGAAIDVFEHEPPFEPNPRSPLLDAPNTLLTPHLGASTAEAQVRVAEEVAAQIVDVLDGRSARYAVNAPLLTPETAQAIAPYLPLAEVLGRFFAQFARIGVKTLTLDVAGELATHDASPLTAALLRGLLETTTTERVNLVNAGALAKARGITVVERKTPDAGAFAAELTVSGEGGDGPIAVGGTVAGGEARFSRLNGYRLDMAPAPSMLVTRHRDRPGTVGRIGLILGDADVNISSMHLARSGPREDALMILALDDEIPVTVATSIRASDGVLDLWSIRLGTDR, encoded by the coding sequence GTGAAGGTCCTCGTCGCCGAGTCGCTGGCGGCGGAGGGTCTCGCCCTCCTTCGCGCACACCATGACGTCGACGAGCGGCTCGGCCTGAGTCGGGACGAGCTGAGCGCGATCGTCGGCGACTACGACGCCCTCGTCGTCCGAAGCCAGGTCCAGGTGGATGCGGCGCTCATCGGTGCCGGCGATCGACTCGTCGTGATCGGGCGAGCGGGTGTCGGCGTCGACAACGTCGACCTCGACGCGGCGACTCGAGCCGGGATCGTCGTGGTCAATGCGCCGACGGGGAACACGATCGCGGCAGCCGAACACACGCTCGCCCTCCTGTACGGCCTCGCCCGACGCATCGCCGACGGCGACGCGGCCGTGCGACGGGGCGAATGGAAGGCGGCCCGGGGGCGGCTGACCGGCGTCGAGCTCCGCGGCAGGACGCTCGGCATCGTCGGGCTGGGAAAGATCGGCCATGCGATCGCCGATCGGGCCCGGGCGATGGAGATGACGGTCATCGGTCAGGACCCGTACGTGAGCCCGGAGCAGGCCGCCCTCCGCGGCATCGAGCTCGTCGCCCTCGAGGAGCTCCTCCGCCGAGCCGACGCGGTCACCGTCCACGTCCCGCTCACGCGGACCACGCGGAACCTCATCGGCGCGCGCGAACTGGCCCTCATGAAGCCCACGGCCCTCCTCCTCAACGTCGCCCGCGGCGGCGTCGTCGACGAGGCGGCCGTCGCCGTGGCCCTCAGCGCCGGCCGGCTCGCCGGGGCCGCTATCGATGTCTTCGAGCACGAGCCGCCGTTCGAGCCGAACCCGCGCTCCCCGCTCCTCGACGCGCCGAACACGCTCCTCACGCCGCACCTCGGCGCCTCGACCGCGGAGGCCCAGGTCCGTGTCGCCGAGGAGGTCGCGGCTCAGATCGTGGACGTCCTCGACGGACGGTCCGCGCGGTACGCCGTCAACGCACCGCTCCTCACGCCGGAGACGGCCCAGGCGATCGCGCCCTACCTGCCGCTCGCCGAGGTGCTCGGCCGGTTCTTCGCCCAGTTCGCCCGGATCGGCGTGAAGACCCTCACCCTGGACGTCGCCGGCGAGCTCGCCACGCACGACGCCTCGCCGCTCACGGCCGCCCTCCTCCGCGGCCTCCTCGAGACGACCACGACCGAGCGGGTCAATCTCGTCAACGCCGGCGCTCTTGCGAAGGCACGCGGGATCACCGTCGTCGAACGAAAGACACCGGACGCCGGGGCCTTCGCGGCCGAGCTCACCGTCTCCGGGGAGGGTGGCGACGGCCCGATCGCCGTCGGCGGGACGGTGGCCGGCGGCGAGGCGCGATTCAGCCGACTCAACGGCTACCGGCTCGACATGGCGCCGGCGCCATCCATGCTCGTGACCCGCCATCGCGACCGTCCCGGGACGGTGGGGCGCATCGGCCTGATCCTCGGCGACGCGGACGTCAATATCAGCTCGATGCATCTCGCCCGATCGGGCCCGCGCGAGGACGCGCTCATGATCCTCGCCCTCGACGATGAGATCCCGGTCACGGTCGCCACCTCCATCCGGGCGAGCGACGGCGTCCTCGACCTGTGGTCTATCCGTCTCGGCACGGACCGGTGA
- a CDS encoding alanine--glyoxylate aminotransferase family protein, translating into MNRFETNLRIPGPTALPSAVREAGARQMINHRGPEFAAMLERLTSGLREFFGTRNDIAILSCAGSGGLEAAIVNTLSPGDHVLGVSIGSFGDRFAKIAATYGAAVTKLDVPWGQAAEPAAVRAALAAGGPWKAVLLTHNETSTGVMNPIPELAAAVRDVAPDALILVDGVSGVGAVPFEQDEWGLDVVVSGSQKSWMAAPGMAFASLSARAWAAGTTARMPRFYLDLARHRESQAAGQTPWTPAVGVMFQLDVAMGLMAAEGRTAIFARHAACAAATRAGLEALGFELYADQRHASQTVTCAHLPADLDWKTFNGELKRRKLVVAGGQGPLSGKVFRIGHLGTVTLDEILGCLGVIEEALVSLGRDVVPGTGLAAAQRAGLASIGVGTAAGIGAA; encoded by the coding sequence GTGAACCGTTTCGAGACGAATCTCCGCATCCCCGGTCCGACGGCGCTGCCGTCCGCCGTGCGCGAGGCAGGCGCCCGCCAGATGATCAACCACCGTGGCCCGGAGTTCGCCGCCATGCTCGAGCGGCTCACGAGCGGGCTCCGCGAGTTCTTCGGCACCCGAAACGACATCGCCATCCTCAGCTGCGCAGGCTCCGGCGGCCTCGAGGCGGCGATCGTGAACACCCTGTCGCCCGGCGACCACGTGCTCGGGGTGAGCATCGGCTCGTTCGGGGACCGCTTCGCGAAGATCGCCGCCACGTACGGCGCGGCCGTGACGAAGCTCGACGTGCCGTGGGGTCAGGCGGCGGAACCGGCCGCGGTTCGAGCCGCACTCGCCGCCGGCGGACCGTGGAAGGCCGTCCTGCTCACCCACAACGAGACCTCCACCGGCGTCATGAACCCGATCCCCGAACTCGCGGCGGCCGTCCGCGACGTCGCTCCGGATGCGCTCATCCTCGTCGACGGCGTCTCCGGCGTGGGGGCCGTCCCGTTCGAGCAGGATGAATGGGGACTCGACGTCGTCGTGTCGGGGTCTCAGAAGAGCTGGATGGCCGCTCCCGGGATGGCCTTCGCGAGCCTGTCGGCACGGGCGTGGGCGGCCGGCACCACCGCCCGCATGCCGCGCTTCTATCTCGATCTCGCGAGGCATCGCGAGAGCCAGGCCGCGGGCCAGACGCCGTGGACGCCCGCCGTCGGCGTCATGTTCCAGCTGGACGTCGCGATGGGCCTCATGGCGGCCGAGGGCAGGACCGCCATCTTCGCCCGACACGCGGCCTGCGCGGCCGCGACGCGGGCGGGTCTGGAGGCGCTCGGTTTCGAGCTGTACGCGGACCAGCGCCACGCCTCGCAGACCGTCACGTGCGCCCACCTCCCTGCCGATCTCGACTGGAAGACCTTCAACGGGGAGCTCAAGCGGCGGAAGCTCGTCGTCGCCGGCGGTCAGGGACCGCTCAGCGGCAAGGTCTTCCGGATCGGACACCTCGGGACCGTGACGCTCGACGAGATCCTCGGCTGCCTCGGCGTCATCGAGGAGGCGCTGGTCAGCCTCGGTCGTGACGTCGTTCCGGGGACCGGACTCGCGGCGGCGCAGCGAGCCGGCCTGGCGAGCATCGGCGTCGGGACGGCTGCGGGGATCGGCGCGGCGTGA
- a CDS encoding PIN domain-containing protein produces MAVILDGSIVVAAADTADLNHEAAIGWFERVDEPLLVTAFTLTELDHLLQRELGVAATLAVIDAVVGGAIRLVPTTAADLARAAVLLAAAAEHRPRLTEAVLVATAERLGIRRIGTFDRRPIAVFRPRHVRAFDLEP; encoded by the coding sequence ATGGCCGTGATCCTCGACGGTTCGATCGTCGTCGCGGCGGCGGACACGGCGGATCTCAACCACGAGGCCGCGATCGGCTGGTTCGAGCGGGTCGATGAACCGCTGCTCGTGACGGCCTTCACGCTCACCGAGCTCGATCACCTGCTGCAGCGGGAGCTCGGCGTCGCCGCGACGCTCGCGGTCATCGACGCGGTCGTGGGCGGAGCCATCCGGCTCGTCCCGACCACCGCGGCCGATCTCGCCCGGGCGGCGGTCCTCCTCGCCGCGGCGGCTGAACACCGGCCGCGACTGACGGAGGCCGTCCTCGTCGCGACCGCAGAACGACTCGGCATCCGGCGGATCGGGACGTTCGATCGTCGGCCGATCGCCGTCTTCCGACCGCGCCACGTGCGGGCGTTCGACCTCGAGCCATAG
- a CDS encoding arylsulfotransferase family protein, translated as MSDDTSRAAPPTDRPGWTRRRFLKAGVIATAGIVGVGAIVASLGSDGASTAPGPGSSALPSGQTGAQNAAASASAAAAVARRRRYRSRPDLSAAPIVIGTPASGVASGVILISPNNGLPPDGLLIMDDLGRPIWIHPTGPGNHAVNLAVSRYLGQPVLTWWEGTLNGGNGSGEFVVADSSYRELLRVGAGGGHRADLHEFLITPEGTTLAFWGGPNALDVTPGATPAPWQLWDDVIQETDIASGKVLFEWHTRDHIAVEESRLDEPTTANAAYDAVHLNSIDIDTDGKLLVSARNTSTVYKIDRTTGEILWRLGGRKSDFTFGDGATFSWQHDARRQADGSLTIFDDGTAPGHGRAIVLAVDEAARSASLIRAFDHPHGLVVQSQGSVRVQPNGDYFVGWGSTPYLSEFGRDGTLRFDASFPDSIQSYRSIRSPWVGRPSEPPAMVVEAGADGSPTAYVSWNGATDVARWELLGGDDRASLTSIGSAERVDFETSIPLTGGRRFVLARALDATGRVLGSSALTPTVRNPAAPSPSAS; from the coding sequence ATGAGCGACGACACCTCCCGGGCGGCCCCTCCGACGGACCGCCCCGGCTGGACGAGGCGGCGATTCCTCAAGGCGGGCGTGATCGCGACCGCCGGTATCGTCGGCGTTGGTGCGATCGTCGCCAGCCTGGGCAGCGACGGCGCGTCGACAGCGCCGGGTCCGGGATCGTCCGCCCTGCCGAGCGGCCAGACGGGCGCGCAGAACGCGGCCGCATCGGCGTCCGCAGCGGCGGCCGTGGCACGGCGCAGGCGGTACCGGTCGCGGCCCGATCTCAGCGCCGCGCCGATCGTCATCGGGACGCCAGCGTCCGGCGTCGCGAGCGGGGTCATCCTCATCAGCCCGAACAACGGCCTGCCTCCGGACGGTCTTCTGATCATGGACGATCTGGGCCGTCCGATCTGGATCCACCCGACCGGGCCCGGGAACCACGCCGTGAACCTCGCCGTGAGCCGGTACCTCGGGCAGCCGGTGCTGACGTGGTGGGAGGGCACGCTCAACGGCGGCAACGGGAGCGGCGAGTTCGTCGTCGCGGACAGCTCGTACCGGGAGCTGCTCCGTGTCGGTGCCGGAGGCGGCCACCGCGCCGACCTCCATGAGTTCCTCATCACGCCGGAGGGGACGACCCTCGCCTTCTGGGGCGGCCCGAACGCGCTCGACGTCACCCCAGGCGCGACGCCCGCGCCGTGGCAGCTGTGGGACGACGTCATCCAGGAGACGGACATCGCGTCGGGCAAGGTCCTCTTCGAGTGGCACACGCGGGACCACATCGCGGTAGAGGAATCGCGTCTCGACGAACCGACGACTGCGAACGCGGCCTACGACGCGGTCCACCTCAACTCGATCGACATCGACACGGACGGCAAGCTCCTCGTGTCCGCCAGGAACACCTCCACGGTCTACAAGATCGACCGCACGACGGGCGAGATCCTCTGGCGTCTCGGCGGCAGGAAGAGCGACTTCACATTCGGCGACGGCGCCACGTTCTCCTGGCAGCACGATGCCCGCCGTCAGGCCGACGGGAGCCTGACGATCTTCGACGACGGCACGGCGCCCGGGCACGGCAGGGCGATCGTCCTCGCCGTCGACGAGGCGGCCCGCAGCGCATCGCTCATCCGGGCGTTCGACCACCCCCACGGACTCGTCGTCCAGAGCCAGGGAAGCGTCCGCGTCCAGCCGAATGGCGACTACTTCGTCGGCTGGGGCAGCACGCCGTACCTCTCGGAGTTCGGTCGCGACGGGACGCTCCGCTTCGACGCCTCGTTCCCCGACTCGATCCAGTCGTATCGCAGCATCCGGTCGCCGTGGGTGGGCCGGCCGTCCGAGCCGCCCGCCATGGTCGTCGAGGCCGGGGCGGACGGAAGTCCGACCGCCTATGTGTCATGGAACGGCGCAACGGACGTCGCCCGCTGGGAGCTCCTGGGCGGCGACGATCGGGCCTCGCTCACCTCGATCGGATCCGCAGAGCGGGTGGACTTCGAGACGTCGATCCCGCTGACCGGTGGCAGGCGGTTCGTCCTCGCCCGGGCGCTCGACGCGACGGGCCGCGTCCTCGGGTCGTCCGCGCTCACCCCGACCGTTCGGAACCCGGCCGCGCCGAGTCCATCGGCGAGCTGA
- a CDS encoding TetR/AcrR family transcriptional regulator, whose protein sequence is MGEPVKVHRAYDSPRRREQARVTRRAVLDAARTLFIAGGYVATTIDAIAQSARVSTETVYGIFGTKRSLLAELVDVSIAGSDDALPILEQPWVREMRGEPDIRRRLQVLANNGRMILERRAAIDEVVRGAAAADPEIMTLSDRAKSQRFVGQRELLRIVIGGAALRAGLDLETAADILYAVGSPETYRLLVVDRGWTSSRFKRWYGETLERLLLVP, encoded by the coding sequence ATGGGAGAACCTGTCAAGGTGCATCGTGCCTACGACTCGCCACGTCGCCGGGAGCAGGCGCGGGTTACCCGTCGTGCTGTACTCGATGCGGCCCGGACTCTCTTCATCGCCGGCGGCTATGTCGCCACCACGATCGATGCGATCGCTCAGAGCGCGCGGGTGTCGACCGAGACCGTGTATGGGATCTTCGGAACGAAGCGCTCGCTCCTGGCGGAGCTCGTCGACGTCTCGATCGCCGGCAGCGACGACGCACTGCCGATCCTCGAGCAGCCCTGGGTGCGGGAGATGCGCGGGGAACCCGATATCCGGCGCCGTCTCCAGGTCCTGGCCAACAACGGCCGGATGATCCTCGAGCGACGGGCCGCCATCGACGAGGTGGTCCGCGGCGCCGCAGCGGCCGATCCCGAGATCATGACCCTGTCGGATCGCGCGAAATCCCAGCGTTTCGTCGGCCAGCGGGAGCTGCTGCGGATCGTGATCGGCGGGGCTGCCCTGCGGGCCGGCCTGGATCTCGAGACGGCCGCCGACATCCTCTATGCCGTCGGCAGCCCGGAGACCTACCGTCTGCTCGTCGTCGATCGTGGCTGGACCAGCTCACGCTTCAAGCGATGGTACGGCGAGACCCTCGAGCGCCTGCTCCTCGTGCCGTGA
- a CDS encoding ATP-dependent DNA helicase UvrD2 — translation MNRDPLAAERLLEDLNDAQREAVRTTSGPVAILAGAGTGKTRVISRRTAYAIATGVVAPADILVVTFTDKAAGEMAERLAALGHRSVTARTFHAHALRQLRHFWPSRHDGDPLPAILESKYPIVGRLARALPGGYRFTPAKDLIDEIEWAKSRRIAPRAYPVAAATRVPPIPVELFARLYADYETAKERARRVDFDDMLTLTIELLETDAEALSVVQSRKRWFSVDEYQDTSPLQERLLELWTGERTDLCVVGDEDQTIYTFTGATSEFLTGFAARHRDARVIALTENYRSTPQVLELANRLIAHPGRQKVLVPTRPAGPSPSIRGYPDAASELQAIVAEMSRLVGSGVAAVEIAVLVRMNAQLAPIEQELTKAGISYAVRGQRFYERRDVRDAIAIIRRGSLTETGPALLDAIVARWHDELGYEPGVDPDGPEARERGAAFAVLVAIIAEGAVADAGLDAETVLADLAGRDAAERAGQGEGVNLVTYHRAKGLEWDAVFLPMLEEGSLPIHHAFDDEASLDEERRLLYVGITRARVHLALSWAESRAGTAGREARRRPSRFLADLAPARSARPPTRPRGRVTVLPDAMARPVAKTGDPLADALRAWRLERARADEVPAYVVAHDATLAAIAEARPGSIAALRRVKGMGPAKLDRYGAEILEIVAGVPG, via the coding sequence GTGAACCGGGACCCGCTGGCGGCCGAGCGGCTGCTCGAAGACCTCAATGACGCCCAGCGCGAGGCGGTCCGCACCACGAGCGGACCGGTGGCGATCCTCGCCGGCGCCGGGACCGGCAAGACCCGGGTCATCAGCCGCCGAACCGCGTACGCGATCGCGACAGGCGTCGTGGCGCCCGCCGACATCCTCGTCGTCACGTTCACCGACAAGGCCGCGGGCGAGATGGCCGAACGGCTCGCGGCGCTCGGCCACCGATCGGTCACCGCCCGGACGTTCCACGCCCACGCCCTGCGTCAGCTCCGCCACTTCTGGCCGTCGCGCCACGACGGCGACCCGTTGCCCGCGATCCTCGAGTCGAAGTACCCCATCGTCGGGCGGCTCGCCCGGGCGCTCCCGGGCGGGTATCGCTTCACTCCGGCGAAGGACCTCATCGACGAGATCGAGTGGGCGAAGAGCCGCCGCATCGCCCCGCGGGCGTATCCGGTCGCGGCCGCGACCCGAGTTCCGCCGATCCCGGTCGAGCTCTTCGCTCGGCTGTACGCCGACTACGAGACGGCGAAGGAACGCGCCCGACGGGTCGACTTCGACGACATGCTCACCCTCACCATCGAGCTGCTGGAGACCGATGCGGAGGCGCTCTCGGTGGTCCAGTCGCGGAAGCGCTGGTTCAGTGTCGACGAATACCAGGACACGAGTCCGCTCCAGGAGCGGCTGCTCGAGCTGTGGACCGGCGAAAGGACCGACCTCTGCGTCGTCGGCGACGAGGACCAGACCATCTATACGTTCACCGGCGCGACGTCGGAGTTCCTCACCGGGTTCGCCGCCCGCCACCGCGATGCCCGGGTCATCGCCCTCACGGAGAACTACCGCAGCACGCCACAGGTCCTCGAGCTCGCCAACCGGCTCATCGCTCATCCCGGTCGCCAGAAGGTGCTCGTCCCGACCAGGCCTGCCGGACCGTCGCCGAGCATCCGCGGGTATCCGGACGCGGCGAGCGAACTTCAGGCAATCGTCGCAGAGATGAGCCGCCTCGTCGGCAGCGGGGTCGCCGCCGTCGAGATCGCCGTCCTCGTCCGGATGAACGCGCAGCTCGCACCGATCGAGCAGGAGCTCACGAAGGCGGGCATCTCCTATGCGGTGCGGGGCCAGCGGTTCTACGAGCGCCGCGACGTCCGCGATGCCATCGCCATCATCCGGCGTGGCAGCCTCACGGAGACGGGCCCGGCGCTCCTCGATGCGATCGTGGCCCGCTGGCACGACGAACTCGGATACGAGCCTGGCGTCGACCCGGACGGTCCGGAGGCCCGCGAACGAGGCGCGGCGTTCGCCGTGCTCGTCGCGATCATCGCCGAGGGTGCCGTCGCGGATGCCGGGCTCGACGCCGAGACGGTCCTGGCGGACCTCGCGGGTCGCGATGCGGCCGAGCGTGCCGGCCAGGGCGAGGGTGTGAACCTCGTCACGTACCACCGCGCGAAGGGGCTCGAATGGGACGCGGTCTTCCTGCCGATGCTGGAAGAGGGGAGCCTGCCGATCCACCACGCCTTCGACGACGAGGCCTCGCTCGACGAGGAGCGCCGCCTGCTGTACGTCGGGATCACTCGGGCCCGAGTCCACCTCGCCCTCTCATGGGCCGAGTCTCGAGCGGGCACGGCGGGTCGCGAGGCGCGCCGACGACCGAGCCGATTCCTCGCCGACCTCGCGCCGGCACGGTCAGCCCGGCCGCCGACCCGCCCCCGCGGTCGCGTGACGGTCCTGCCGGACGCGATGGCCCGACCGGTCGCGAAGACCGGCGATCCGCTCGCTGACGCGCTTCGCGCCTGGCGCCTCGAGCGTGCCCGAGCCGATGAAGTGCCGGCCTACGTCGTCGCGCATGACGCGACGCTGGCCGCGATCGCCGAGGCGCGCCCGGGATCGATCGCCGCGCTGCGGCGCGTCAAGGGGATGGGACCCGCGAAGCTCGACCGTTACGGCGCGGAGATCCTCGAGATCGTGGCGGGGGTTCCTGGCTGA